CGACCCGCGGATTGTCGCAAGGTGCTTCGTCGCCCCTCCCGGGTCGGCTCTCGAAGTCTCTAAGCTACACGACCGCTCTAGCCACAGGCTCGGCGACGCTGTTCGACGGAGCCCTGCCCCTACCACTGCTCCACCACTCGAACGCCACCGCCGTGCCCAATCCCAGCAGCAAAGCCAGCACCGCAGTGGCCAGCCGCTTTGGCCGCGTGGGTCGCGTGGGCAGCGCCGGCGGGTCGAGCACGAGGAACGTGGAGGTGTCGCGGGCCTCGTCCGCCTTCGCCGCCTCCAACCGCTCCAAGGCGAAGATGAGCGTGGCCTCGGCCACCTTGCGATCACGGTAGAGCGTCTCGAACTCGGCCCGGAGCTTGGGGACCGTCAGAGCGGCAGGGAACATTCCGTTGCTAGGGCGGCGAATGGTCGCCTTGGCTGAGGCCAGTGGAGTCGCGGGCCGCTCTTCCTCCATCGACCGAAGCTTCCGATCGACCACCGAGAGCTGCGATTCGAGCTGCCGCGTCGTCGCCTCGTCGCCAGAGGAGAACGTCTGCGCGTACTCCAGCTCGAGCTGCTTGCTAATGCGTTGGCTGTTCAGCGACGCCATGGCACCGACGACGGCCTTGGTCTGCGTCTCGAGATCGACGATCTGGTACTTCTCCTGGAAGTCCCGCATGTGCGCAGCGGCCTGATCTGCCTGCAACCGCAGCTCCCCAACGCGCTTATCCAGAAAGCGCACCTGCTCGGACGCGGAGCTCACCCCGACCCGGCGAAAGACCTGGTTGCCGTAGTCGGCGAAGAACCCGAGCAACTGCTGAACGAAGCGCGGGTCTGTGTCCTCGCAAGAGAGCTGGACCAGGCCCGGCTTCGGGAGAGCCTTCAGATCGCAGTGCCTCCAGAGCACCTCCCGCGTGGTCTCCTGGTATTTCTCGTCATACCGCTTCTTCAGGTCGAACTTCGCGATGACAGCATCACTCACGTCATTGCTCTGAAGTACAGCGACGATACGCTGGACGTCGGCGCCCACGCCCATCGCACCATCGGCCAGGCCGGCCGCC
The genomic region above belongs to Anaeromyxobacter diazotrophicus and contains:
- a CDS encoding Wzz/FepE/Etk N-terminal domain-containing protein gives rise to the protein MSFLRDRRAQKRIGAITAGFVIVGLLYVLLAPRWYRSVVTVVPAKSQKGSGLSSMLSGELGGLAAGLADGAMGVGADVQRIVAVLQSNDVSDAVIAKFDLKKRYDEKYQETTREVLWRHCDLKALPKPGLVQLSCEDTDPRFVQQLLGFFADYGNQVFRRVGVSSASEQVRFLDKRVGELRLQADQAAAHMRDFQEKYQIVDLETQTKAVVGAMASLNSQRISKQLELEYAQTFSSGDEATTRQLESQLSVVDRKLRSMEEERPATPLASAKATIRRPSNGMFPAALTVPKLRAEFETLYRDRKVAEATLIFALERLEAAKADEARDTSTFLVLDPPALPTRPTRPKRLATAVLALLLGLGTAVAFEWWSSGRGRAPSNSVAEPVARAVV